The proteins below come from a single Oncorhynchus keta strain PuntledgeMale-10-30-2019 chromosome 32, Oket_V2, whole genome shotgun sequence genomic window:
- the gngt2a gene encoding guanine nucleotide-binding protein G(I)/G(S)/G(O) subunit gamma-T2a — translation MARDMSDIDILKMELEQLKKEVSTPREPVSKTSKDIMDWCEAASGTDLLITGVPDDKNPYKPEKGGCIIT, via the exons ATGGCTCGGGATATGTCAGACATTGACATCCTTAAGATGGAGCTGGAACAGCTGAAGAAAGAGGTCTCAACGCCCAGGGAGCCT GTGTCCAAGACATCCAAGGACATCATGGACTGGTGTGAGGCTGCGTCTGGTACCGACCTCCTGATAACAGGAGTACCAGACGATAAGAACCCCTACAAGCCCGAGAAGGGAGGCTGCATAATCACCTAg